The Patescibacteria group bacterium DNA window CAATGATTTAGTGCTATAATACAACCCAAACACAAGACTTTTTAATTAACCGATTTATAAAAACAATTATGAACATAAGACACGAAACAGAAACTGGACAATCCGGACAAAGACGAAAACCTGTATTGCCAGGTTTTCCTCTATCTCCCAGAAAACCAGGAACTGGAGAAGCCCTTCCTAGTCGCCAAAGTCTTAGAGAAAATAATGTTATTTTAAGAATATATATGCCGGCTTATGGGCAAATTGCCCAAAGGCTGACGGAAGAAGGGTTGGGAAAATACAGCGTAAGAGAAACAAGAGAACAAATTACTCCTTATGGGCAACCTTTAACAAATCCTCTTTTGGTTGTGGTTCGCTTCCGAGGTCAGAAAGATTGGGGACCATTTTGGCAGGTAGCTTATCCGACAAAAAGAGCCATTGATGAAGCCTATAGGCAAGGCAAAGGACAATCAGAGATCAATAAAATAGTTGAGGAGAGGATACAAGTAGGAATCAAATCAGTAGCAACACTGCAACAAACGAGGAAATCAATATAGATTCGGTTTATAAAAACCTTCCCAACTAAATTTTAAAGCCACTCTTCTTCGAAATTCTTATACTTACAGAATGTTTTTCCTCCACCTTTGATATCATGATTTAAATCATAGTATCGGGAGAGTTGATGTCCTGCTGTTTTTATGGTATAAGATTTGGCGTGACTGATCTTGAAAACGAAACTGCTCCTCGTCAGGTAAAATATGCTCTTTTTGCCCATGAAAGGGGAACCGATTACTATGTTTTAGTTACAGAGAATGGGAATTTGCTGGCGTGCGGCCAGGAATTGATAGAGAGGCTTAGATTTTCCGAGAGTTTAATTTCTTTTGATACAGTTGCTGAAAATATACTTAAACAACAAGAAGAAGCTGAAAGAATGAAGATAGTTCCACCGGGTACCGTACCAGATCACTTTGCAAGACAAATAAAGGGTCTTCTTGAAGATGCTCTTCGCCTTCTGGATTTGCCGCCCAAGGAAAATGTTGACTTTTTCAGTTTACCGCAAGATATTGTAGAAACCCTTCATTGGACCCCAAGACAAAAAACGAAATAAATTATCTCATTAATTCACCTTGTTTTGATACCATGATTTAAATCATGGTATCAGGAATCTTCCTTGGGATTCTCCGGATCAAAATCCACAAGGCCGAAGCCTGAGCCCTTTTTAGTTAGTTTATACTTTATGGTTCTTGACACCCTATAGAAAATTATGTTAATGTTGGTCTTGTGAAAAACTATTGGGAAAAAATTAGTATTTCACGAAAAAACAAATTAAAGATCCGCCAGTGGGCGGATTTTTAATGGAAATTTTTAAAAAGAGAGGGGGTGAAAAATGAAAAAGATTCTAACAATTATAACTTCTTTTGTTCTCTTGACAGTGTTTGCTGCGGGATCAGTTTATGCCAAAGAAAGTTGCGCAACCATCAAAGACGGAACAATAACTGACAGTGCAGGCAATCCTGTTGTTTCTGGTTATGATAAATATGGCTATAACTATCAAGCACACATGTTTAATGGGACCTATGATAGTTCAGACAGGAAGATAGACGGAACTTACTGGGGAGACACTGGTGACTATGTAGACGACAAGTTAATGATGAAGTGGAGCGATGCTTGGCTAGCTAATGTCGATTGTGATGGAGACCATAAGCTAGATCGAGGATTAGTTGATGGAGTAGTTAGGGGAATAAGCATGGGATGGTTGACAAACCATGTTGTAGGAGATTACACCGATGCAGAGGGAAACCCTCAAAACTATACAGACTTTGTAAAGATTGTATGGACAGGACCAGGAAGTCCGCTTTGGGGTCAATACACCATAATTCAAGAGGTATTGAATGATCCGTCGGCAGGTCATAACGGACTATTTAGTAAAATTGGGACACCAGGATTCGGTCTAAATGACCACTGGACTACTCTTTAGTCTGATTATTCAAATAACCCATTGAAAGAAATTTCGGTAGGTTGTTTGTTTTATGCTTTCGCAAATTTTATAATTGATTGTGGCTTCTTTAAAAAAAATTCATGAAAAAGATTTTGTTTTTAACGAGACTTTTTTATCCGCATATCGGTGGGGTAGAGAAACATGTGCGCGAAGTAGGCAAGCGATTAGAAGAAAAAGGATATAGCGTCAGTATTATTGCAGAAGGAAGAGATGAAAAAATTGCTAGTAAAGATGGATTAAAAATCTACCATATCCCGATTTCTAGAAATGAAAAACTTAAGAAATTTCAGATTTGGGTTTGGCTTTTTAAAAACAGAAGACTAATCGAAGAAGCCGATATCGTTCACGCTCATGACGTTGCCTTTTGGTATTTCCTTTGCCGTTTTTTATATCCCAGAAAACGATTTTTCGTTACCTTTCATGGATATGAACAGTATCCAATCTCAAAGAAGGCAATTTTCATAAGAAAAATCTCCGAAAAAATAGCCAAGGGAAATATCTGCATTGGTAATTATATTCCCAAATGGTATGGAACAAAACCCAGTTATTTGATTTGCGGAGCAACAGACATTTCTTCTGATTTGGCGTTACCTAATAATAATCAGGCTGTTTTTATAGGCAGACTTGATAAAGGGACAACGATCATGGCCTATCTTGAAGCTTTAAAATACCTTAAACAAAAGGGGGTGGCCATCAATTTAACTATTTGTGCTGATGGTCCATTCAGAAAAAAAGCAGAGGATTATATTAAAAAACACGGACTTGAAGTTAAAATTTTAGGCTTTGTCTCTAACCCGGAAAAATATTTAGCCAAAGCTCATTTTGCCTTTGTTTCCAGTTATTTAGCTATCTTAGAGGCGATGGCAGCTAAAAAACCCGTTTTTGCTGTTTATAATAATCCTTTAGAAAAAGATTATTTAGGATTAACTCCTTTTAGTCGGTGGATTATAAGTGAAGAAGATTCTGAAAAACTTGCCGACAAAATAAAACAATCTTTGTCTAATCCCATGATAGACAAGAAAAATATTGAAGGTGGTTTTAATTGGGCTAAAGATCAAACTTGGGAAAAAATGACTAATCTTTATCTTAAACTTTGGGGTTTACCATGAAAATTTCGTTTATTACGACCGTTTTGAATGAGGAGAAGACGATTGATCTTCTTTTTAATTCTTTGCTTTTACAAACCGAAAAGCCGGAAGAGGTCGTGATTGTTGACGGCGGATCAAAAGACAGAACGTTACAGATATTGGAAAAGAGGAATTGGAAATTAGCTAAACAGGGGATTAAGGTTTTAATTATCGTTAAAAAAGGGAATCGGGCGGTCGGCCGCAATGAGGCCGTAA harbors:
- a CDS encoding glycosyltransferase family 4 protein, encoding MKKILFLTRLFYPHIGGVEKHVREVGKRLEEKGYSVSIIAEGRDEKIASKDGLKIYHIPISRNEKLKKFQIWVWLFKNRRLIEEADIVHAHDVAFWYFLCRFLYPRKRFFVTFHGYEQYPISKKAIFIRKISEKIAKGNICIGNYIPKWYGTKPSYLICGATDISSDLALPNNNQAVFIGRLDKGTTIMAYLEALKYLKQKGVAINLTICADGPFRKKAEDYIKKHGLEVKILGFVSNPEKYLAKAHFAFVSSYLAILEAMAAKKPVFAVYNNPLEKDYLGLTPFSRWIISEEDSEKLADKIKQSLSNPMIDKKNIEGGFNWAKDQTWEKMTNLYLKLWGLP